Proteins encoded together in one Candidatus Sulfotelmatobacter sp. window:
- a CDS encoding DUF1223 domain-containing protein, with protein MRLYPVLALSLVLLHPYFAVPQNTGEGSPASVAIVELFTSEACSSCPPADALLRQINLKRTSAGQLIVGVSEHVTYWNSAAWKDPFSSRAFTDRQSAYASRLSPDGSYTPQMVLNGREQFIGSDAGALEQALRDDARRPHLVLSILASTPSPLGVDVKFSLAGEISRPLDIFAVLTDDADQSSVQGGENGGRLLQHVSVARSLTRVAMLRGDREQSVHIVLPEGFQPGSGSGHHLILLAQEQHLGAIVGAATIPL; from the coding sequence CGTATTTTGCCGTGCCCCAGAATACCGGTGAAGGAAGTCCAGCATCCGTAGCGATCGTGGAGCTGTTTACTTCGGAAGCATGTTCCAGTTGCCCTCCGGCCGATGCGCTGCTGCGCCAAATCAATCTGAAGCGAACAAGCGCTGGACAACTGATTGTTGGCGTCAGCGAGCACGTCACCTATTGGAACAGCGCCGCGTGGAAGGATCCGTTTTCTTCGCGGGCATTTACCGACAGGCAGAGTGCCTATGCCTCGCGCCTCTCTCCGGATGGATCCTACACACCTCAGATGGTTCTGAATGGGCGTGAACAGTTCATCGGCAGCGATGCCGGCGCACTTGAGCAGGCTCTTAGAGACGATGCTCGGCGCCCTCACTTGGTCCTGAGCATCCTCGCCTCCACACCCTCCCCCTTGGGAGTGGATGTAAAGTTCTCTCTCGCGGGAGAGATATCAAGGCCACTCGATATCTTCGCAGTACTGACAGACGACGCGGATCAATCCAGCGTGCAGGGGGGAGAAAATGGTGGGAGGCTCCTGCAGCACGTGTCGGTTGCGCGCTCGCTGACCCGTGTAGCAATGCTCCGGGGTGATCGGGAACAATCCGTGCACATCGTGCTGCCTGAGGGATTCCAACCTGGTAGTGGTTCTGGTCATCACCTGATTTTGCTGGCCCAGGAGCAACATCTAGGCGCAATTGTCGGAGCCGCTACAATACCGCTCTAA
- a CDS encoding redoxin domain-containing protein, with protein MHQGHDLVLVVLRGFPGYQCPYCTKQVHDFIEHASGFAAKNTTVLLVYPGPPADLDQHANEFLAKQPELPSNVVLVTDPDYAMTNLYGLRWDAPNETAYPSTFILDTKGTIVFEKISHTHGDRMSAQDALDHLSAN; from the coding sequence ATGCACCAAGGACATGACCTCGTTCTGGTGGTGTTGCGGGGATTCCCCGGTTATCAATGCCCTTACTGCACGAAGCAGGTACATGACTTTATCGAGCATGCCTCTGGCTTTGCGGCAAAAAACACGACGGTCCTCCTTGTCTACCCAGGACCTCCGGCCGACCTCGACCAGCACGCTAACGAATTCCTGGCCAAGCAGCCGGAGTTGCCGTCCAACGTCGTACTGGTCACGGATCCGGATTATGCGATGACCAATCTCTACGGGCTGCGCTGGGATGCGCCAAACGAGACGGCATATCCATCGACCTTCATCCTCGACACGAAGGGGACGATCGTTTTCGAGAAGATTAGCCACACTCACGGCGACCGGATGTCGGCTCAGGATGCGCTCGATCACCTCTCGGCAAATTAG
- the greB gene encoding transcription elongation factor GreB — MRKGFTRKPQADEPATPVKNYITPSGLERLKDEHRFLLTRERPAVTEVVAWAASNGDRSDNADYRYGKRRLRQIDGRIRFLTKRIEAAEVVDPEAPRSGQAATKAFFGATVRYANAAGVERVVSIVGTDEIDLDRNHISWVSPLGRALMKSAAGDSVVLQLPGGTENLTVLNVCYERIAVEPFREPAGSEAAAKGLPRRG, encoded by the coding sequence ATGCGCAAAGGTTTTACAAGAAAACCACAAGCGGACGAGCCCGCGACGCCAGTCAAGAACTACATAACGCCGAGTGGGCTCGAGCGCCTCAAAGATGAGCACCGGTTTCTGCTCACCAGGGAACGCCCCGCCGTGACGGAAGTGGTGGCGTGGGCTGCCAGCAATGGCGATCGCAGCGACAACGCCGACTATCGGTACGGCAAGCGGCGGCTGCGGCAGATCGATGGGCGGATTCGCTTTCTCACCAAGCGAATCGAAGCCGCGGAAGTGGTGGACCCGGAAGCTCCGAGATCTGGCCAAGCGGCGACGAAGGCCTTCTTCGGAGCAACCGTGCGCTATGCCAATGCCGCGGGAGTGGAGCGAGTGGTGAGCATCGTAGGCACTGACGAGATCGATCTCGACCGCAACCACATCAGTTGGGTGTCACCGCTGGGGCGCGCATTGATGAAGTCGGCAGCGGGTGACAGCGTAGTCCTTCAACTGCCGGGTGGTACAGAAAACCTCACCGTCTTGAATGTATGTTACGAGCGCATCGCTGTGGAACCGTTCCGTGAACCAGCTGGATCCGAGGCCGCGGCAAAGGGACTTCCTCGCAGAGGGTAA